Sequence from the Streptomyces peucetius genome:
GGTGTGGGTCGGTGTGACGCTCGGCTCGCTGCTGGTCACGGCCGGCGAACGGCTCGCGGACCGTACGGTGGCCGCGCTGGTCGCGGCAGCCGCCGCCGCACTGGCCGCGGGCGCGCTCTCCGGCGTGCCTGCCGGATTCGTGCTGCTCGGTGCCGCGTTCGGCACCTTCCAGCTCGCGGACGTCCTGGCGGACGTACGGCTCCAGTCGGCGATCACCGGCCGAAGCCGGGCGACGATCACCTCGCTGACCGGTCTGGGCACCAACATCGTCTCCCTGCTGGCGTACGGCGCCTACGCGGCGCTGTCCCCGTTCGTCTCGCACGGTGCCGTCTTCGCCCTGCTGGCGCTGCCGTACCTGCTGGTGGCCGCCGCGCTGGGCCGGGCGCGGCGACCGGCCCAGGCGCCGGCCGGTCAGGAGACGCAGTAGCGGTCCCCCTCGGGCCGGCCTTCGGACCGCCCTTCAGGCCGGTCTTCTGCCCTGAGCTCTCGTCACTCCTCGGTGGCGCGCCCCGCCTTGGCCGGCGGCACGGCGATCAGGCGGGCGAAGCTCTCCGGGCGACCCCGTTCGCCGATCAGTTCACCGTCCGCCTCGACCCATGCGTGCGCGGCGAACGGCGGTGCCGCCCGTACGCCGACGCACCAGGTGGGCCACACGCCCTGGAGACGGCAGAGCAGCGCGATGGAGACCGAGCGCGGCAGGCACGAACGCAGGCCGTTGAGGCTGAGGCTGGCCGCCAGCACCGAGGCCCGGGCGCCGTGCGCCTGGGTGCTGTTCGCGGCGGCGGCCCCCCGGCTGAGGCGGGTCAGTACGCGGGTCAGCAGATGAGGTCTGAGGAGAACCAGCAGCCGGGCGGTGCAGATGGCCAGCCGGGTGAGGAGCCGCAGCCGCAGCGGCCGTCTGGTCCGGTTGCGCTCCAGGGCGACGGTGATGCTCACTCCTGCACCACCCCGGCGGAGCGCATGGCCGCGATCAGGGCCCGCACGTCGTCCGCCGCGCGCTCCGTGTCCACCTCGAAGTGGTCGGTGACGCGCCGGACGGCGTCATCGGTGTCGCCGCCGTCCAGCAGCGCCCGGGCGGCGGTGGCGGCGCTGGGGTTCATCTGCCAGTACTCGCCGGTCTTGGTGTCCAGCAGGACCGCACCGTATTCGGTCTCGGTGACGGTCAGATACGGGCGGTTGCGCAGCTTCATCGCATTCCTTCCTTCCGGCCGGGCACGTCAGGCGACTGCGCGCAGCCATGCTTCGCAGATGATGGTGGAGTCCACGGCGCCGTCCTTGAGGGCGGGCGTGCCGGGTGTCTCCGTCAGCCGGGCGAGCGCGCCGGCGTCGATGAGCCCGGCCTTGGCCAGGTCGCTGTCCTCCCACAGCGACCGGACCTCGTCGCGGTGCCGGTAGAGACCGCCGACCGCGTCGACGGTGCCTTCGAACTTGGTGGCGCGTGCCCGGCACTCCTCGGGCAGCACGCCGCGTACCGCTTCCTTGAGCACGGGCTTGAACTGCCAGGGGTCGGTCCGGTCCTCGGGGCGTACCGACAGTGCGGCGTCGACCACCGCGTCGTCGAAGTACGGCATGGTGACGGGAACGCCCGCCCGGCGTCCGGCCTCGGCGATCGCCGCGCACTCCTGCGTACCGGAGTAGAGGGCCGACAGCTCCCGGTGGCGGCCGAGCGTGGGTGCGTACGGCTCGGCCTGCGAGGCGGCCTCCCGCAGCCCGGCGGTCACCAGGTCCCGGCATTCGGGGGTGAGCCACGGCTGGACCACGGGCGGGGCGATCCAGGCCAGTTGCGGGGTGCAGAAGCCGAGGTCGCCGGGTGTGCTCAGGTCGATCCCGGCGACCGCGCGGCGGTAGGAGCGCCGGTCGGCGAGCTGGCGCAGCACGGGGCGCCAGCGCCATCCGTAGAGGGTGCGGTAGCCGCGGACCCGCTGCCAGGCCAGCAGCGGGCGGCGGGTGATCAGGTCGTGGCAGTAGGCGCCGGTCTGGAAGAACAGATGGTCGCCGCCGTGTCCGGTCATGTGCAGCCGGGAGCCGCGCTCCGCCATCAGGGAGATCACGGCGGTGGCGCGGTCGCGGCTCATGGCGACACCGGCGGGGATGTCGGTGCGGCAGCCGTCGTCGAGGATGCCGCGGTAGAACAGCGGGGTCTGCTCCGGCGTCAGTTCCACGTGCTCGACGTGCGGCCAGTGCGCGGCGGCGAGACGGGCGTAGTGGGCGTCGTCGCTGATCGACTCGTCCCCGGGGATGCCGCCGACGATCAGTTCGCCCGCGCCGAGTTGTCCGGCGGCGAAGGCGCACAGCGAGGTGGAGTCCATCCCGCCGGACAGGTCCGCGCTCAGCAGGCCGTCCCGCTGTGTGCGGACGGCGACGGCGGCGGCCAGCGCCTCGCGTACGTCGGCCGCGCCTTCGGCCGACGAGCGCTCGGGGGCGGGCGGGGTGTGCCAGCGGACGTGCCGGGGCGGGGTGCCTTCGCCGGTGGCGAGTAGGGCGAATCCGGGGGCGACGTCGGTCACGCCGTGCCACATGGGGCGCGGGGGCAGCTGCACGGCCAGTGGTTCGGGCAGCCGCAGGGCCACGGAGGTGAGGTCGATCTCGGCGCCGGCCAGCTCCGCCAGCGCCACGGCACGGTCGCCGGCCACCGGGCAGCCGTTCACGACGGTGTGGTGCACGCGGCGCATGCCGTAGGCCGTGCCCTGCACGTACAGGGTGCCGCCGACGCTGCCCACCACGTGGAAGCTGCCGGGGATCGCCGCGGAAAGGGCCTCGAGCCGTCCGGCCCTGCCCCGCAGCCTTCCGGTCCACCGGGGCAGTTCGTCGGTCCGTCGCGGCAGCATGCCGATCAGCGCGACGGCGTCCGTGCCGGCCCGGGCGACGGCGATGTCCTCGTCGGCCCAGGCGCCGATGATCCAGGGGCGGCCGGAGGGATGGTGCAGCACCCGCAGTCCGGGTGCCGCGGCCTGGAGGCGACGGGCCACGGCGCCCGCGTCCTCGCGGTCAGGAAGCGCAAAGAAGTGCGGTGCGCCGTGGCTCGTCATCACGGGTTCCTCCGGGAGTCCGTCAGAACCAGCCGCGTCCGGTGCCGTCGTTGCCGAAGATCACCACGAAGCCGGTGACATCGCGGAAGGTGCCGGCGGAAACGAACTCCGGGGTCTCGTAAGCAGCCTTCTTCGCCATCGTTCAGGTCCTTTCTCTTGATGGGATCGGAATGGATCCGTAGGGATCTGGGGGGTGACCCGCATGGATCCGTTGGATCGATCGAACGATCGGCAGAAGCCTTGCCGCCCTGGGCGTGGCCGGGCGAGGGCGCTGACCGCTTGGTGCCGGTCCCGGGAACGTGCTTGGCAGGTCCGGCCGGACCACGCATGACCGGCCGGGGTGAACCACGTCACATCGGCCGCCCCGGTGCCGCCTGTCCGGGCCCGGAAACGCCCGAGGGCGGCACCCCCTTGAAGGGGTGCCGCCCTCGGCCCTGCGGTCGGGTCCGGTCCGGGAGGGACCAGAGGTCCGTGTCACTGCCCGCCGTGCGACTTGGCGAGCCGCTGCGCGTCGTCGGCGTCCGTGCCCGCCGGTTCCCAGCACTCCACGCCCTTCAGGCCGGGGATGCGGTCCCGGGTGAAGACGGGGTCCAGTCCGGCACGGCGCTGGGCGGTGTAGTCGTCCATCAGCCGGAAGGCGATCGCCGACAGCGGCAGGATCGCGATCAGGTTGACGAGGACCATCGCGCCCATCGTGATGTCCGCGAGGCTCCACACGACGCTGACCGAGCCCATCGCTCCGAGCACGGCACAGGCGAGGACGACCGCCCGGTAGCCGGTCATCGCCGACGCGCTGCCGGTGATGAAGCGGATGTTGGACTCGCCGTAGTAGTAGTTACCGATCATGGAGCTGAAGGCGACCATGAAGACGACCAGCGTCAGGATGTGTCCGGCCCAGTCGCCGAGGGCCACGTTGAGGGCGGACTGGGTGACGTCCGCGCCGCCGCGCTCGCCCAGGGTCGGGTTGGCGCTGAGGATGATGAACGCGGTCATGCTGCAGACGACCAGCGTGTCGAAGTAGACGCCGAGGGTCTGCACCAGGCCCTGCTTGACCGGGTGCGTGGTGTCCGCGGAAGCGGCGGCGTTGGGCGCGGAGCCCATGCCGGCCTCGTTGGAGAACATGCCGCGCCGCACGCCCTGGAGGATCGCCGTGCCGACCGCGCCGCCCGCGACCTCGCGGAAGCCGAACGCGCCGCCGATGATGTCGGCGATCATGCCGGGCACCGCGGTGATGTTGAACAGGACGACCACGAGGCCGAGCAGCAGGTAGATGCCCGCCATCACCGGGATCAGCACCTTGGTGACCGCGGTGAGGCGCTTCACGCCGAAGAACACGGCCAGCGCGAGCAGCACGGCCAGCACGACGCCGAGCACCGGGGCGAACCAGCTGGAGTCCGTACCGCCCATGGAGCCCTCGACGGCCACCGTGATGGTGTTGGACTGCACTGCGGTGAGAACGAACCCGAAGGTCAGAGTGATGAGCACGGCGAACAGCACACCGAGCCAGCGCTTTCCGAGGGCGCGCTCCATGTAGTAGGCCGGGCCTCCGTGGTACGTGCCGGGCTCCTTGCCGCGCGCCTTGTACAGCTGGGCGAGGGCGGACTCGACGAACGCCGAGGCGCCGCCGACGAGGGCCATCATCCACATCCAGAAGACCGCGCCGGGCCCGCCCATGGTGATGGCGGTGGCCACACCGGCGATGTTGCCGGTGCCGATGCGGGCGGCCGCCGAGATGGTGAAGGCCCCGAAGGGGGAGACGCCGTCCGTCGACTTGTCCTTGAAGACCCGGAACATGTCCGGGATCATCCGCAGCTGGACCGCCCTGGAGCGGAAGGTGAACCAGAGGCCGGCCACGGCCACCAGCGGGATCAGCAGATAGGTCCAGAAGACATCATTGATGTCGACGATCCAGGTGTTGAGGGTGCTCATGATGAGATGCGTCCCGGGTCTTTGTGAGTCGGGGCTCGGCTCGGGCTGCGATGCGTACGGGTCGCGTACAGCTGGTGCCCTCGGCCGCGGAAGCATTCTTCCGTTCAAAGCTCTGCAGAGCTAACCAGGGCCTTGTCCCGCTGAAAAGACATTCCGGTCGTGCGGCATCTCACACTCTGTACCGGTTTCTCCCGCAGAAAACCGCCCTGGAGCGGCAACGCCCGAGGGCGGCACCCCCTGGGAGTGGGGTGCCGCCCTCGGTCAAGGACGGTTGATCGACAGAAGTCGATCAGAAGTCCATGTCACCGCCCGGCATGCCGCCCGGAGCGGCCGCGGAGGCCTTCTCCGGCTTGTCGGCGATGACGGCCTCGGTGGTGAGGAACAGCGCCGCGATGGAGGCCGCGTTCTGCAGAGCGGAACGGGTGACCTTCGCGGGGTCGATGATGCCCTCGGCGATCATGTCGACGTACTCACCGGTCGCGGCGTTCAGGCCGTGGCCGACGGGCAGGTTGCGCACCTTCTCGACGATGACGCCACCCTCGAGACCACCGTTGACGGCGATCTGCTTGAGCGGGGCCTCCAGCGCGAGCTTCACGGCGTTGGCGCCGGTCGCCTCGTCACCCTGGAGCTCGAGCTTCTCGAAGACCGAGGAAGCCTGCAGCAGCGCCACGCCACCACCGGCGACGATGCCCTCCTCGACGGCCGCCTTCGCGTTGCGAACGGCGTCCTCGATGCGGTGCTTGCGCTCCTTGAGCTCGACCTCGGTCGCGGCACCGGCCTTGATGACGGCCACGCCGCCGGCCAGCTTCGCCAGACGCTCCTGGAGCTTCTCGCGGTCGTAGTCCGAGTCGCTGTTCTCAATCTCGGCACGGATCTGGTTGACGCGACCCTGGACCTGGTCGCTGTCACCGGCACCGTCGACGATCGTGGTCTCGTCCTTGGTGATGACGACCTTGCGGGCGCGGCCCAGCAGGTCCAGGCCGGCGTTCTCGAGCTTGAGACCGACCTCCTCGGAGATGACCGTGCCGCCCGTGAGGATGGCGATGTCGTTCAGCATGGCCTTGCGGCGGTCGCCGAAGCCCGGGGCCTTGACCGCGACGGACTTGAAGGTGCCGCGGATCTTGTTGACGACCAGGGTCGACAGGGCCTCGCCCTCGACGTCCTCGGCGATGATCAGCAGCGGCTTGCCCGACTGCATGACCTTCTCCAGCAGCGGAAGGAGGTCCTTCACGTTGCCGACCTTGGAGTTGACGATCAGGATGTACGGGTCGTCCAGGGACGCCTCCATACGCTCCATGTCGGTGGCGAAGTACGCCGAGATGTAGCCCTTGTCGAAGCGCATGCCCTCGGTGAGCTCGAGCTCCAGACCGAAGGTCTGGGACTCCTCGACGGTGATGACGCCTTCCTTGCCGACCTTGTCCATGGCCTCGGCGATGAGCTCGCCGATCTGGACGTCGGCGGCGGAGATGGAGGCGGTGGAGGCGATCTGCTCCTTGGTCTCCACGTCCTTGGCCTGCTCGAGCAGGGCACCGGAGACGGCCTCGACGGCCCGCTCGATACCGCGCTTCAGAGCCATCGGGTTGGCGCCGGCGGCCACGTTGCGCAGGCCCTCACGGACGAGCGCCTGGGCGAGGACGGTCGCCGTGGTCGTACCGTCACCGGCGACGTCGTCCGTCTTCTTGGCGACTTCCTTGACCAGCTCGGCGCCGATCTTCTCGTACGGGTCCTCGAGCTCGATCTCCTTGGCGATGGAAACACCATCGTTGGTGATCGTGGGGGCGCCCCACTTCTTCTCGAGGACGACGTTGCGACCCTTGGGGCCAAGGGTGACCTTGACGGCGTCGGCGAGCTGGTTCATCCCGCGCTCGAGACCGCGCCGTGCCTCCTCGTCGAACGCGATGATCTTGGCCATGTGAAGTGGTCCTCCCGGACTGGGGTGGATTGCTTCGGATCGCATCCGGCGCCCGCGACGGACGGCCTGCGCGCCGCGTGGTTCCTTGCCCCACCCGGCCCGCGGGCCTCACCGACCCGATCCAAGTTCTGTCACTCTCACTGGGAGAGTGCTAACGCCAATGATTAGCACTCGACCCCCGAGAGTGCAAGCGGCTCCGAAGAAGCCTCCCTGAGGAGTGGCGGTCGGGTGACGGGAGGGCGCAAGCGGCTTCGAGGGAACGCGAGGCGGCGCCTGGGAGGCGGCCGACGCCGGATCGCGCCGGGAGGCGACCGGAGAGACGGACGGGCGCGCCCGGGCACGCGTGAGGGGCCCGCATCCCGGTGACCGGGAGGCGAGCCCCTCATGCGTGAGTGCGTCGGTGGCCGATCGCGCCTGGATCAGACGGCGAGCTTGACCATGTCCGCCTGCGGACCCTTCTGGCCCTGCGAGATCTCGAATTCGACTCGCTGACCTTCTTCAAGGGTGCGGTAACCGTCCATCTGGATCGCGCTGTAGTGGACGAAAACATCCGCACCACCGTCGACCGCGATGAAGCCGTACCCCTTCTCCGCGTTGAACCACTTGACGGTGCCCTGAGCCATGCCTAACTCCCCTATTACTGGCCCTTGCGCAGGACCGCACTTCGCGGACCCGGGTCAGATCTCCACCCCAGCAGGAGGGGTGTGCGCCGGAACGCGTCGACCGCGGCTGAATGTATCTGCCCAACTGCCCTCTGCAACAGGTCAATCGGACGAGAATTCTGGGCAGGACCGAACGACCGATCCCTACGATTCCATAGAATTCCGGGGCAAGTCGGGCCCGGCAAATGACGCCTAAGTGGCAATTCGATCACGCAGTTTGGCCGCATTCTTGCGGAACTCGAAGGCATTCACGAGCGGCCGGCGGAGGGGGCTTCCCAGACTCTACCGCGCTCAACCATGCAGAATTGCCCCCTCCGCTTCTCGGCGGAGAGGGCAATCTCTGTAACTACGAGTAAATCTTTGGGGTTGGATCAGCCGCCGGCGACCGCGGGAATGATCGACACGCCCGCGCCCTCCGGCGTGGCCGTCTCCAGGCCCTGCTCGAACCGCACGTCGTCGTCGTTGACGTACACGTTGACGAACCGGCGCAGCTTGCCCTGGTCGTCCAGAACGCGGGCCGCGATACCGGTGTGGTTCTTCTCGAGGTCCGCGATGACCTCGGCGAGGGTCGCGCCCTCCGCCGGGACCTCGGCCTGGCCGCCCGTGTACGTACGGAGGATGGTGGGGATGCGGACGTTGACGCTCATGTGTGCAGCCTTCCTTGGGTCTCGGATCTCAGGGATCTCAACGGGCCAGGCCGGCGTCGCGGAACGCGTCCAGGCTCGGGCGGATGACGGCGGTCGCCTGTGAGGTCTCCGCGACCGCGTCGAGGGTCTTGAGGCCGTCGCCGGTGTTGAGGACGACGGTGGTGAGCGCCGGGTCGAGCACGCCCGTCTCGATGAGCTTCTTCGTCACACCCACCGTCACACCGCCCGCCGTCTCGGCGAAGATGCCCTCGGTACGGGCCAGCAGCTTGATCGCGTCGACGACCTGCTCGTCGTTCACGTCCTCCACCGCGCCGCCGGTGCGGCGGGCGATGTCCAGCACGTACGGGCCGTCGGCCGGGTTGCCGATGGCCAGCGATTTGGCGATGGTGTTCGGCTTCTGCGGGCGCACGACGTCATGACCGGCCTTGAACGCGGCAGAGACCGGCGAGCAGCCCTCCGCCTGGGCGCCGAAGATCTTGTAGGGCCTGTCCTCGACGAGACCGAGCTTGATCAGCTCCTGCAGGCCCTTGTCG
This genomic interval carries:
- a CDS encoding cold-shock protein — its product is MAQGTVKWFNAEKGYGFIAVDGGADVFVHYSAIQMDGYRTLEEGQRVEFEISQGQKGPQADMVKLAV
- the groL gene encoding chaperonin GroEL (60 kDa chaperone family; promotes refolding of misfolded polypeptides especially under stressful conditions; forms two stacked rings of heptamers to form a barrel-shaped 14mer; ends can be capped by GroES; misfolded proteins enter the barrel where they are refolded when GroES binds), giving the protein MAKIIAFDEEARRGLERGMNQLADAVKVTLGPKGRNVVLEKKWGAPTITNDGVSIAKEIELEDPYEKIGAELVKEVAKKTDDVAGDGTTTATVLAQALVREGLRNVAAGANPMALKRGIERAVEAVSGALLEQAKDVETKEQIASTASISAADVQIGELIAEAMDKVGKEGVITVEESQTFGLELELTEGMRFDKGYISAYFATDMERMEASLDDPYILIVNSKVGNVKDLLPLLEKVMQSGKPLLIIAEDVEGEALSTLVVNKIRGTFKSVAVKAPGFGDRRKAMLNDIAILTGGTVISEEVGLKLENAGLDLLGRARKVVITKDETTIVDGAGDSDQVQGRVNQIRAEIENSDSDYDREKLQERLAKLAGGVAVIKAGAATEVELKERKHRIEDAVRNAKAAVEEGIVAGGGVALLQASSVFEKLELQGDEATGANAVKLALEAPLKQIAVNGGLEGGVIVEKVRNLPVGHGLNAATGEYVDMIAEGIIDPAKVTRSALQNAASIAALFLTTEAVIADKPEKASAAAPGGMPGGDMDF
- a CDS encoding lasso RiPP family leader peptide-containing protein, whose amino-acid sequence is MAKKAAYETPEFVSAGTFRDVTGFVVIFGNDGTGRGWF
- a CDS encoding MoaD/ThiS family protein, producing the protein MSVNVRIPTILRTYTGGQAEVPAEGATLAEVIADLEKNHTGIAARVLDDQGKLRRFVNVYVNDDDVRFEQGLETATPEGAGVSIIPAVAGG
- a CDS encoding lasso peptide biosynthesis B2 protein — its product is MSITVALERNRTRRPLRLRLLTRLAICTARLLVLLRPHLLTRVLTRLSRGAAAANSTQAHGARASVLAASLSLNGLRSCLPRSVSIALLCRLQGVWPTWCVGVRAAPPFAAHAWVEADGELIGERGRPESFARLIAVPPAKAGRATEE
- a CDS encoding alanine/glycine:cation symporter family protein; this translates as MSTLNTWIVDINDVFWTYLLIPLVAVAGLWFTFRSRAVQLRMIPDMFRVFKDKSTDGVSPFGAFTISAAARIGTGNIAGVATAITMGGPGAVFWMWMMALVGGASAFVESALAQLYKARGKEPGTYHGGPAYYMERALGKRWLGVLFAVLITLTFGFVLTAVQSNTITVAVEGSMGGTDSSWFAPVLGVVLAVLLALAVFFGVKRLTAVTKVLIPVMAGIYLLLGLVVVLFNITAVPGMIADIIGGAFGFREVAGGAVGTAILQGVRRGMFSNEAGMGSAPNAAASADTTHPVKQGLVQTLGVYFDTLVVCSMTAFIILSANPTLGERGGADVTQSALNVALGDWAGHILTLVVFMVAFSSMIGNYYYGESNIRFITGSASAMTGYRAVVLACAVLGAMGSVSVVWSLADITMGAMVLVNLIAILPLSAIAFRLMDDYTAQRRAGLDPVFTRDRIPGLKGVECWEPAGTDADDAQRLAKSHGGQ
- a CDS encoding asparagine synthase-related protein; its protein translation is MTSHGAPHFFALPDREDAGAVARRLQAAAPGLRVLHHPSGRPWIIGAWADEDIAVARAGTDAVALIGMLPRRTDELPRWTGRLRGRAGRLEALSAAIPGSFHVVGSVGGTLYVQGTAYGMRRVHHTVVNGCPVAGDRAVALAELAGAEIDLTSVALRLPEPLAVQLPPRPMWHGVTDVAPGFALLATGEGTPPRHVRWHTPPAPERSSAEGAADVREALAAAVAVRTQRDGLLSADLSGGMDSTSLCAFAAGQLGAGELIVGGIPGDESISDDAHYARLAAAHWPHVEHVELTPEQTPLFYRGILDDGCRTDIPAGVAMSRDRATAVISLMAERGSRLHMTGHGGDHLFFQTGAYCHDLITRRPLLAWQRVRGYRTLYGWRWRPVLRQLADRRSYRRAVAGIDLSTPGDLGFCTPQLAWIAPPVVQPWLTPECRDLVTAGLREAASQAEPYAPTLGRHRELSALYSGTQECAAIAEAGRRAGVPVTMPYFDDAVVDAALSVRPEDRTDPWQFKPVLKEAVRGVLPEECRARATKFEGTVDAVGGLYRHRDEVRSLWEDSDLAKAGLIDAGALARLTETPGTPALKDGAVDSTIICEAWLRAVA
- a CDS encoding lasso peptide biosynthesis PqqD family chaperone — protein: MKLRNRPYLTVTETEYGAVLLDTKTGEYWQMNPSAATAARALLDGGDTDDAVRRVTDHFEVDTERAADDVRALIAAMRSAGVVQE